In Arachis stenosperma cultivar V10309 chromosome 1, arast.V10309.gnm1.PFL2, whole genome shotgun sequence, one DNA window encodes the following:
- the LOC130976910 gene encoding uncharacterized protein LOC130976910: MAIKWFDSLPPRSITSFDQFAKNFLARFSIQKDKAKHAPSLLGIKQGHRKSLCSYMERFNKACLDIQNLPTEAAIMGLINGLREGPFSHSISKKHPTSLNEVQERAEKYINMEENFGLGETSKAEFSYPPWDKDNESKKKEDQSTEKPRKYHNYTPLRVSLVNVYREICNNEKIPPPRPIKHKGGRRVGPNTVNTTGSIDTPLMNATT; this comes from the coding sequence ATGGCAATAAAGTGGTTCGACAGCTTGCCCCCAAGATCAATCACAAGCTTCGACCAATTCGCCAAAAATTTTCTAGCCAGgttctccatacaaaaggacaaagccaaacacgctcCAAGCCTGCTAGGAATCAAACAGGGACACCGGAAAAGTCTCTGCAGctatatggaaagattcaatAAAGCATGCCTCGACATACAGAACCTTCCCacagaagcagccatcatgggactcatcaatggTCTACGTGAGGGGCCCTTCAGCCACTCCATATCTAAGAAACACCCCACATCCCTAAATGAAGTGCAAGAACGGGCtgagaaatacatcaacatggaggaaaacttcGGATTAGGAGAAACCTCTAAAGCCGAATTTTCCTATCCACCTTGGGACAAAGACAATGAgtcaaagaaaaaggaagacCAATCCACAGAGAAACCCAGGAAATACCATAACTATACCCCTCTTCGGGTATCCTTAGTAAACGTCTACCGGGAAATATGCAACAACGAAAAGATCCCACCTCCTCGCCCAATCAAACACAAAGGGGGGCGGAGAGTCGgaccgaatactgtgaataccaccGGATCTATAGACACCCCACTAATGAATGCTACGACTTGA
- the LOC130935010 gene encoding AT-hook motif nuclear-localized protein 23-like, protein MAGLDLQTASLLVQNLHRPELHLQQQHHYHRSQQQQHEQTENRAAVPQFSSEDDDSSQGDGTGRGSSGFELVSAGRVRRSRGRPRGSKNKPKPPVVITRESSNTHNAHILEVASGSDVFDSVATYAGLRQRGICILSGNGTVTNVTIQDPAAPGSVVTLHGRFEILSLSGSFLPPPAPPGATSLSIYLASGKGQVIGGKVAGKLIAAGPVMVIASSFTNVAYERLPLDQDDEQELQIQAPPLPAVAQGSAGGCGVGNGAFLDPSSGLPFFNFPLGMHQNVQLPVDGYFSGQRAIL, encoded by the coding sequence ATGGCTGGTTTGGATTTACAAACAGCATCACTCTTGGTTCAAAACCTTCACAGACCAGAATTACACCTTCAACAACAACACCATTATCACCGctcccaacaacaacaacatgaACAAACTGAAAATCGTGCAGCTGTACCACAATTCTCAAGTGAAGATGATGATAGCAGCCAAGGCGACGGAACGGGACGCGGAAGCAGTGGCTTTGAGCTCGTCTCCGCCGGCAGAGTCCGCCGTTCCAGGGGCCGTCCGCGAGGCTCGAAGAACAAGCCAAAACCGCCAGTGGTAATCACAAGAGAGAGCTCCAACACGCATAACGCTCATATCCTCGAAGTCGCGAGTGGCTCCGACGTCTTCGACAGCGTTGCCACCTACGCGGGGCTCCGCCAGCGCGGTATCTGCATCTTGAGCGGCAATGGAACCGTCACCAACGTCACCATCCAGGACCCCGCAGCGCCCGGCTCTGTTGTCACGCTCCATGGAAGGTTCGAGATACTGTCTCTCTCTGGCTCATTCCTGCCGCCGCCTGCTCCGCCCGGCGCGACGAGCCTCAGTATATACCTCGCCAGCGGGAAGGGACAGGTCATCGGAGGAAAAGTAGCCGGAAAGCTGATTGCGGCGGGGCCGGTGATGGTCATCGCCTCGTCCTTCACCAACGTGGCGTACGAGCGGCTGCCGTTGGACCAGGACGACGAACAGGAGCTCCAAATTCAGGCTCCGCCTCTACCGGCGGTTGCTCAGGGCTCCGCAGGCGGTTGCGGCGTGGGAAACGGCGCTTTTCTGGATCCTTCTTCTGGTTTGCCGTTCTTCAATTTTCCGCTTGGTATGCATCAGAATGTTCAGTTGCCTGTGGACGGTTACTTTTCAGGTCAACGCGCTATCCTTTAA